The genomic interval CGAAGGTAGTCTCTCCAAGGCCGATAGCGGCAACTTCGTCCTCACCGGAATCGAAGTCAGCGTGGTTGAATCGGAGTCGGATGAGGCACCCGTGCATCCCTTTGCCACCGCGGAAGCCACCTTCGAACAAGGCGATTTGAAAGCGACCAAAGCCTTTGACGGAAATCCCAAGACAGGCTGGGCGGTCTACGAAGGCCGAATCGTGGACCGTGAACATGAGGCTGTCTTTCGTTTCAAAGAACCGCTGATTCCTACTGCCGACAAACAGATCAAGATCGTTTTACGTCACGATTCGGTCCATCAAAGACACAACTTGGGCCGATTCCGCTTGTCGCTCACCGACCACGCGGAACCCAGACTCGGCGAAGTGACCGATCAGTTGCTGACGGCGTTGCGGGTCGCCCCCGATGACCGGAGCGCCGAACAACGCACGTTGGTCTCCGACGCTTATCGTGACTCCAACCCGGAATTCAAGTCACTGCAGGACGAGCGAGCCAAGCTGGTTGAGCGTCGTGGGAAAATCGAAAAGAGTTTTCCAAAAGTGATGGTGATGGCGGACATGAGCAAGCCACGAGAAACGTTCATCTTGGAGCGCGGGTTGTACAACAAACCGAAAGAGCCGGTGACGGCAGAGCTGCCGGCGTTCTTGCCAACGCCCGAACAGTCCACCGAAGTCAACGATCGCCTCTCCTTGGCTCGCTGGCTGGTCGACTCTCAGAATCCGTTGACCGCACGGGTAACCGTCAACCGATTCTGGCAACAGGTTTTCGGAATCGGTTTGGTCAAGACAACCGAAGACTTTGGCGCACAAGGCGAAATTCCCGTCCACATGGATCTGCTGAACTGGTTGTCGGATCAGTTTCGCCAGGACGGGTGGAACGTCAAGAACCTGATGCGTTTGATCGTCACCAGCCACACGTATCGACAATCCTCCAAGATCACCGACCAAGACGTCTATCAACGTGACCCCGACAATCGGCTGTTGGCACGCGGTTCTCGTTATCGATTGCCCTCATGGATGATTCGTGATCAAGCCTTGGCGATCAGCGGTCTCTTGTCGCCCCAACAAGGCGGTCCGGCGGTCAACACGTATCAACCCGCAGGGATTTGGGAAGAAGCGTCCTTTGGCAAGAAGGTTTACCGACGCGATTCGGGTAGCCAGCTCTATCGCCGAAGCCTGTACACCTTTTGGCGTCGGATCATCGCGCCGACGATGTTCTTTGACAACGCCACACGTCAGACTTGCACGGTCAAGGTCAGTCGTACCAACACGCCGCTGCACGCGTTGCAGACGTTGAACAACGAAGCCTATGTGGAGGCGGCTCGCGTGTTGGCCGCCGGTGCCCTGCAGTCATCCGCTGCAACGGACGCGGATCGCATCGACTGGATCATGAAACGCTCGGTCGCTCGCACTGCCCAAGACGCAGAGCGATCCATCTTGCTGGCCGGCTTGCAACGGACTCGGCAACAATTCAAGGACTCGCCCGAAGCTGCAGCAAAGCTGATTGCGATCGGCGAGTCGCCTCGCGACGAGTCTCTCGACACGTTGGATCACGCCGCTTGGACCAGTCTCTGTCTCGCGGTCCTGAACTTGGACGAGACGCTCAATCGTGAGTGAAGCCCGCCGAAGGAACATGCCATGAATCCGCTACAACAGAACCACCAGCATCTCAATCGACGCCACTTCTTTGGCCGCAGCGCGACCGGGATCGGCACGGCGGCGCTCGCCAGTTTGCTGGCCAAAGATGGCTTCTCTGCCAACACAATTGCCGACACGCCCGTTGCCGAAAAGCCACGATTCGGGGGTTTGCCCGACCTGCCGCACTTTGCCCCCAAAGCGAAGCGGGTCATCTATCTGTTTCAGAACGGAGCACCGACCCACGTCGACTTGTTCGACTGGAAACCGAACCTCAAGAAACTGCACAAAGAGCCCGTTCCGTTGTCGTACATCGGTGACCGCCGATTCAGCACGATGACGGGCAAGGCTGATGGCAAGCTACTGTTGGCACCGATCGAACCGTTTGCCCAACATGGCGAGAGCGGCGCATGGGTCAGCGAATTAATGCCGCACACCGCCAAGATCGCCGACGAGTTGTGTTTTGTCAAAAGCATGCACACCGAGCAAGTCAACCATGCCCCAGCAATCAACTTCATGCTCAGCGGCGGCGAGATGCCCGGCCGACCGACCGCCGGCGCCTGGTTGACTTATGGCCTGGGCAGTGAGACCGATGAGCTGCCATCCTTTGTCGTGATGACCAGCATCACCAAAGACACTTCGTGCGGCCAGATCTTTTACGATTTCTACTGGGGCAGCGGCTTCCTGCCCTCTCGATTTCAAGGCGTCAAGTTTCGCGGCAGCGGCGATCCTGTCTTGTACGTTTCCAACCCGGACGGAATGAGCCGAGAGATGCGGCGTGGGTGGCTGGACGATATCGCGGCGATCAACGAATTGAAACTGCAAGAGTATGGAGACCCCGAGATCGCCACGCGGATTGCTCAATACGAAATGAGTTTCAAGATGCAATCCAGTGTTCCAGAGCTGGCTGATTTGTCCGGCGAGTCCCGCGAGACCCTGGAAATGTACGGACCGGGAGTGCAAGAACCGGGAACCTTTGCCCACAACTGCTTGCTCGCTCGTCGATTGGTCGAGCGCGGCTGCCGGTTTGTCCAACTGATGCACGCCGGCTGGGATCAACACAAC from Stieleria varia carries:
- a CDS encoding PSD1 and planctomycete cytochrome C domain-containing protein, yielding MPTSISHLLLFLWIPLLGLLTGHAHAEGIDFVRDIRPILSENCSFCHGPDEATREADLRLDTADGVATVIDKTSAASELYRRLITEDPDERMPPPESNRKLTPEQIELLRRWMDDGAKWEQHWSFRPITSPPIPRVDPNPVAPIRNPIDAFVQSKLAEHDLTPSPEAPRATLIRRLSLDLTGLPPTPDQVDEFLADNDPDAYARLVDRLLDSPAYGQRMAWDWLDAARYADTNGYQGDNERTMWPWRDWVVNAFNDNMPYDQFTIWQLAGDLLPDATHEQRLATGFCRNHMINGEGGRIAEENRVEYVMDMSETMGTVWLGLTLNCCRCHDHKYDPVTNAEYYQLFAYFNQTPVNGGGGDAQMAPNLPTPSAEQRKQLADVNEQIAALDQSIQTLTKSLAAQQAKWEQGELARLTATTQWHPLHPEKVFANHTQTRTLPDDSVLTSGPAADNDTYMVIAKTDLRRVTAVRLEALRHPSMTEGSLSKADSGNFVLTGIEVSVVESESDEAPVHPFATAEATFEQGDLKATKAFDGNPKTGWAVYEGRIVDREHEAVFRFKEPLIPTADKQIKIVLRHDSVHQRHNLGRFRLSLTDHAEPRLGEVTDQLLTALRVAPDDRSAEQRTLVSDAYRDSNPEFKSLQDERAKLVERRGKIEKSFPKVMVMADMSKPRETFILERGLYNKPKEPVTAELPAFLPTPEQSTEVNDRLSLARWLVDSQNPLTARVTVNRFWQQVFGIGLVKTTEDFGAQGEIPVHMDLLNWLSDQFRQDGWNVKNLMRLIVTSHTYRQSSKITDQDVYQRDPDNRLLARGSRYRLPSWMIRDQALAISGLLSPQQGGPAVNTYQPAGIWEEASFGKKVYRRDSGSQLYRRSLYTFWRRIIAPTMFFDNATRQTCTVKVSRTNTPLHALQTLNNEAYVEAARVLAAGALQSSAATDADRIDWIMKRSVARTAQDAERSILLAGLQRTRQQFKDSPEAAAKLIAIGESPRDESLDTLDHAAWTSLCLAVLNLDETLNRE
- a CDS encoding DUF1501 domain-containing protein, whose product is MNPLQQNHQHLNRRHFFGRSATGIGTAALASLLAKDGFSANTIADTPVAEKPRFGGLPDLPHFAPKAKRVIYLFQNGAPTHVDLFDWKPNLKKLHKEPVPLSYIGDRRFSTMTGKADGKLLLAPIEPFAQHGESGAWVSELMPHTAKIADELCFVKSMHTEQVNHAPAINFMLSGGEMPGRPTAGAWLTYGLGSETDELPSFVVMTSITKDTSCGQIFYDFYWGSGFLPSRFQGVKFRGSGDPVLYVSNPDGMSREMRRGWLDDIAAINELKLQEYGDPEIATRIAQYEMSFKMQSSVPELADLSGESRETLEMYGPGVQEPGTFAHNCLLARRLVERGCRFVQLMHAGWDQHNSLTTELYKQCRDTDQSSAALVRDLKQRGLLEDTLVIWGGEFGRTPFLQGDINNRERWGRDHHPYAYTLWMAGGGVKPGISYGATDDLGINVVENPVHVHDFQATLLHLLGVDHERLTYKFQGRQFRLTDVHGHVVKDILT